In Capsicum annuum cultivar UCD-10X-F1 chromosome 7, UCD10Xv1.1, whole genome shotgun sequence, one genomic interval encodes:
- the LOC107878895 gene encoding porphobilinogen deaminase, chloroplastic yields MEKFVTLNASNLSSSAHLSIGFSSPCRKSSVSVQRRRVHVTRASVAVEQQGQTKVAVIRVGTRGSPLALAQAYETRAKLIASYPDLAEEGAIEIVIIKTTGDKILNQPLADIGGKGLFTKEIDEALINGDIDIAVHSMKDVPTYLPEKTILPCNLPREDVRDAFISLTAGSLAELPSGSTIGTASLRRKSQILHRYPSLNVLENFRGNVQTRLKKLNEGVVQATLLALAGLKRLNMTENISAILPIEDMLPAVAQGAIGIACRSDDETMANYIAALNHEETRLAVACERAFLTTLDGSCRTPIAGYASRGEDGDCIFKGLVASPDGTRVIETSRKGPYTFEAMIRMGEDAGKELLSKAGPGFFGN; encoded by the exons ATGGAGAAATTTGTTACACTGAATGCTTCAAATCTGAGCTCGTCTGCTCATTTATCAATTGGTTTTTCCTCTCCGTGTCGGAAATCTTCAGTTTCAGTTCAACGCCGGCGTGTCCACGTCACAAGGGCTTCCGTTGCTGTAGAACAACAAGGTCAAACTAAGGTTGCCGTTATCAGAGTTGGCACACGTGGAAG CCCCCTAGCTCTTGCCCAAGCTTATGAGACTCGAGCAAAGCTAATAGCCTCTTATCCTGACCTGGCTGAAGAGGGAGCCAttgaaatagtaataataaaaaccaCAGGTGATAAGATATTAAATCAGCCTCTTGCAGACATTGGTGGGAAAGGGTTGTTTACAAAAGAAATAGATGAAGCTCTCATCAATGGTGATATTGATATTGCTGTCCACTCAATGAAAGATGTGCCCACATATCTGCCAGAGAAGACAATCTTACCGTGCAACCTTCCACGTGAAGATGTGAGGGATGCATTCATTTCCTTAACTGCAGGTTCCCTGGCTGAACTTCCATCAGGAAGCACAATTGGGACTGCTTCACTGAGGAGGAAGTCCCAGATTCTCCACCGCTATCCCTCACTCAAT GTGCTGGAGAATTTTAGAGGCAATGTTCAAACAAGGTTGAAGAAACTGAATGAGGGGGTAGTTCAAGCTACATTGTTGGCACTGGCAGGGCTTAAGCGTCTTAATATGACAGAAAATATATCAGCGATCCTTCCTATAGAGGATATGCTACCAGCTGTTGCTCAAGGAGCCATTGGTATTGCCTGCAGAAGTGATGACGAGACAATG GCCAATTACATTGCCGCGTTAAATCATGAGGAAACCAGATTAGCAGTCGCTTGTGAGAGAGCATTTTTGACAACCTTGGATGGGTCTTGTCGCACCCCAATTGCTGGCTATGCCAGTCGAGGTGAAGATGGAGATTGTATTTTCAAAGGATTAGTCGCCTCTCCAGATGGAACTCGCG TTATTGAAACCTCTAGAAAAGGCCCCTATACATTTGAAGCCATGATACGGATGGGTGAAGATGCTGGCAAAGAATTACTCTCAAAAGCCGGTCCAGGATTTTTTGGCAACTGA
- the LOC107877445 gene encoding transcription factor JUNGBRUNNEN 1: MEVENNLSNNKVTSKCYTREEDDHEEVEDMALPGFRFHPTDEELVGFYLRRKVEKRPINIELIKQIDIYKYEPWDLPKSSNMGEKEWYYYCKRGRKYRNSIRPNRVTGSGFWKATGIDRPIYSSTACHECIGLKKSLVYYRGSAGKGTKTDWMMHEFRLPAENDKSTKHIQAKSIAQEAEVWTLCRIFKGNGSDKKCLPAEWRGSAAAKRSPVVDTSSQTCSTDSSSDNYVISFAAPAAIVMHNNNSTITHETKPFISGHVHDQDISNNNYCNQQLIMGQLMSSSSVYTHQTPSSSFGQDMNEWLKNGDYWDELRSILELDRF; encoded by the exons ATGGAAGTGGAGAATAACCTGAGCAACAACAAAGTTACAAGTAAATGTTACACAAGGGAAGAGGATGATCATGAGGAGGTGGAGGACATGGCACTTCCAGGTTTCAGATTTCATCCAACAGATGAAGAACTAGTAGGGTTTTATCTAAGGAGGAAAGTTGAGAAAAGGCCTATCAATATTGAACTCATCAAACAGATTGACATCTACAAATATGAACCTTGGGATCTTCCCA AGTCAAGCAACATGGGAGAAAAGGAATGGTACTACTATTGCAAAAGAGGGAGAAAATACAGGAACAGTATTAGACCTAACAGGGTGACTGGTTCTGGATTCTGGAAGGCTACTGGCATTGATAGACCTATTTATAGTTCTACTGCTTGTCATGAATGCATTGGCCTCAAGAAGTCATTAGTTTACTACCGAGGCAGTGCAGGAAAAGGCACGAAAACTGATTGGATGATGCACGAGTTTCGACTCCCTGCCGAAAATGACAAATCCACTAAACACATTCAAGCTAAAAGCATTGCTCAAGAAGCT GAAGTTTGGACCCTCTGCAGAATCTTTAAGGGAAACGGTTCAGATAAGAAGTGCCTGCCTGCAGAATGGAGAGGATCAGCAGCAGCAAAGCGAAGCCCAGTAGTCGACACAAGTTCACAAACATGCAGCACAGATTCTTCATCAGATAATTATGTAATAAGCTTTGCTGCTCCAGCTGCTATCGTCATGCACAACAATAACAGTACTATTACTCATGAAACCAAACCCTTTATTAGCGGTCATGTTCATGATCAAGACATATCAAATAACAATTACTGTAACCAGCAGCTGATTATGGGGCAACTCATGAGCTCATCATCAGTGTATACTCATCAAACACCTTCATCGAGCTTTGGTCAAGACATGAACGAGTGGTTAAAGAATGGAGATTATTGGGATGAGCTTAGATCTATTTTAGAGCTCGATCGCTTTTGA